In a single window of the Candidatus Zymogenus saltonus genome:
- a CDS encoding sulfatase produces the protein MGDKGFYNYSFFGKGDWSFSRLRRRDFMRISALTGAAALGGLMTGSLYGCRGGDAPKSSVLDKYQLDVSKLITKSEPILGYRPNIVIINADDMGYGDLGCYGGGSIRTPNIDRLAGEGIRFTDFYSCNALCSPSRAGLLTGRYPQRSGVTWPIWPKDESFKRSAVQKLGHTIGKLGVTDMGSPSTLEGIPDEEITLSEALKLAGYKTGMVGKWHLGDLSKQPEYNPLEHGFDFFFGLPHSNDMFPCPLYSNREEMEADIGLDQARLTGLYTDKAVEFIEGSKDAPFFFYFAHTFPHQPLFASERFRGKSLGGIYGDTVEEVDWSVGELLDCLKRNGLEKKTLVIFTSDNGPWFEGSPGGLRGRKGQSYEGGFRVPMIARFPGHIPAGSLCEEPAMNIDIFPTCLGLAGLNPPVDRVIDGVDMNGLLTGRSKSSPHEALFFYHQDELEGVRMGRWKYFRNIHHYVYPMPVDKETKPLGKMGRGRLGKWPLLYDMDNDPGENYNVIDTYPEIGRRLLEEMERWEGEMAANPRGWIGGKGVK, from the coding sequence ATGGGAGACAAAGGATTCTATAATTATTCCTTTTTCGGCAAAGGGGATTGGAGTTTCTCAAGGTTGAGGCGCAGGGACTTCATGAGGATAAGCGCGCTGACTGGCGCCGCCGCTCTGGGAGGGTTGATGACCGGCTCCCTGTACGGCTGCCGCGGCGGCGATGCTCCCAAATCGTCCGTGTTAGATAAATATCAGCTTGACGTTAGTAAGTTGATCACAAAGTCAGAGCCTATTCTCGGTTACAGGCCGAATATCGTCATAATAAACGCCGACGACATGGGCTACGGCGACCTCGGCTGCTACGGCGGCGGGTCAATCAGGACGCCGAATATCGACAGGCTGGCGGGGGAGGGGATTCGATTTACCGACTTTTACTCCTGCAACGCATTGTGCTCGCCTTCGAGGGCCGGACTCCTCACTGGGAGGTACCCCCAGCGCTCCGGTGTGACATGGCCGATATGGCCGAAGGATGAGTCGTTCAAGAGGTCTGCGGTTCAGAAGCTGGGCCACACGATAGGCAAGCTGGGCGTTACCGACATGGGGTCTCCCAGCACACTTGAGGGGATTCCCGATGAGGAGATCACCCTCTCAGAGGCGCTGAAGCTGGCCGGATACAAGACCGGGATGGTGGGCAAATGGCACCTGGGTGATCTGAGCAAACAGCCGGAGTACAACCCCCTCGAGCACGGCTTCGATTTCTTCTTCGGGCTGCCCCACAGCAACGACATGTTTCCCTGTCCCCTCTACAGCAACAGGGAGGAGATGGAGGCGGACATAGGGCTCGATCAGGCGAGGCTCACCGGGCTTTACACCGACAAGGCGGTGGAGTTCATAGAGGGCTCCAAGGACGCCCCGTTTTTCTTCTACTTCGCACACACGTTTCCCCACCAGCCCCTTTTCGCATCGGAGCGGTTCAGGGGGAAGTCCCTCGGCGGGATATACGGGGATACTGTGGAGGAGGTCGACTGGAGCGTGGGCGAGCTCCTCGATTGTCTGAAGAGAAACGGCCTCGAAAAAAAGACACTCGTGATATTCACCAGCGACAACGGCCCCTGGTTCGAGGGGAGCCCCGGCGGACTGAGGGGGAGGAAGGGTCAGAGCTACGAGGGCGGATTCAGGGTCCCCATGATCGCCAGGTTCCCAGGGCATATTCCTGCCGGGAGTTTATGCGAAGAGCCGGCCATGAACATAGACATCTTCCCCACATGTCTTGGGCTGGCGGGACTCAATCCCCCAGTCGACCGCGTAATCGACGGCGTGGACATGAACGGGCTTTTAACTGGAAGGTCAAAATCGTCTCCCCACGAGGCGCTTTTCTTCTATCACCAGGACGAGCTTGAGGGGGTGAGGATGGGTAGGTGGAAGTACTTCCGCAACATCCATCACTACGTCTATCCGATGCCGGTGGACAAGGAGACCAAGCCCCTGGGGAAGATGGGAAGGGGGAGGCTGGGCAAGTGGCCCCTTCTGTACGACATGGACAACGACCCTGGCGAAAACTACAACGTGATCGACACCTATCCAGAGATAGGCCGCAGGCTCCTTGAGGAGATGGAGAGGTGGGAGGGTGAGATGGCGGCAAACCCGAGGGGATGGATTGGTGGAAAGGGCGTAAAATAA
- a CDS encoding glucosamine-6-phosphate isomerase — METEKLMSIPAAELARGINIGGDIPVTIVKYDEALSQNFARTMADEIEKNNNTDKKTSFILPVGPKGQYEPFVNIAIDEGIDLSRSSFFFMDEYLTDDDRYISTNHPLSFRAFVEETLTKRLTGRAGFDPKSVHFPNPADVGAYGNLIEDSGGIEVSFAGVGINGHLAFNEPPDMPVDIEEFLNLPTRVLSLSRETRTINSVTAGGGAIDYIPKRAVTVGMREIFSAKKIRIYMNRDWQKYGVRRALYGEISPIFPASLVRRHVDVAFVITEEVALPPAPEIR; from the coding sequence ATGGAAACCGAAAAGCTTATGTCGATTCCGGCGGCGGAGCTGGCAAGGGGGATCAATATCGGGGGCGACATCCCCGTGACTATCGTTAAATACGACGAGGCCCTCTCCCAAAACTTCGCAAGGACAATGGCGGACGAGATAGAGAAAAACAACAATACCGATAAAAAAACGAGTTTCATCCTCCCGGTGGGGCCGAAGGGGCAGTACGAGCCGTTCGTGAATATCGCCATCGATGAGGGGATCGACCTCTCGCGATCCTCCTTCTTCTTCATGGACGAGTACCTGACCGATGACGACCGCTACATTTCCACAAACCATCCCCTCTCATTTAGGGCATTTGTCGAGGAGACCTTAACGAAGCGGCTGACCGGAAGGGCGGGATTCGATCCAAAGAGCGTCCACTTCCCCAATCCGGCAGACGTGGGGGCGTACGGGAATTTGATAGAGGACTCCGGCGGGATAGAGGTATCCTTTGCCGGCGTCGGTATAAACGGCCACCTCGCCTTCAACGAGCCTCCTGATATGCCGGTAGATATCGAGGAATTTTTAAACCTCCCCACCAGGGTCCTATCCCTGTCGCGCGAGACGAGGACGATAAACTCGGTCACTGCGGGCGGCGGCGCCATAGACTACATCCCGAAGAGGGCAGTGACGGTGGGGATGAGGGAGATATTTTCGGCAAAAAAAATCAGGATATACATGAACAGGGATTGGCAGAAATACGGAGTCAGGAGGGCGCTCTACGGGGAGATTTCCCCCATATTTCCGGCCTCTCTGGTCAGGAGGCACGTGGATGTCGCCTTCGTGATTACCGAAGAGGTGGCCCTTCCGCCTGCGCCTGAGATAAGGTAG
- a CDS encoding MoxR family ATPase — MKDYSGTESYIVSQHLMDSVNVSIALSRPLLVKGEPGTGKTLLAHSIAEGIKKEIIVWNIKSTTKAKDGLYVYDTVQRLNDARFGEGNVSDIKRYIKLGKLGQSFTTDKQVVLLIDEIDKADLEFPNDLLNEMDVMSFHIPETDETITAKNRPIVIITSNSEKELPDAFLRRCVFHYIEFPDDELMERIIRVHFPNIERDLMDAVIARFYWIRSLNRLRKKPSTSELIDWVQALIVGGIDPDRVEAEIPFLGTLMKKNEDYITVERHKDYDKSYQGYRQRNGRGA; from the coding sequence ATGAAAGATTACAGCGGAACCGAAAGCTATATCGTCTCCCAACACCTGATGGACTCGGTAAACGTCTCCATCGCCTTAAGCAGGCCCCTCCTGGTCAAGGGGGAGCCGGGAACCGGAAAGACGCTTCTCGCCCACTCCATTGCCGAGGGTATAAAAAAGGAGATCATCGTTTGGAACATCAAATCGACCACCAAGGCCAAGGACGGCCTCTACGTATACGACACGGTGCAGAGGCTCAACGACGCCCGCTTCGGCGAGGGGAACGTCTCCGACATCAAGCGCTACATCAAGCTCGGAAAGCTCGGTCAGTCCTTCACGACGGATAAGCAGGTGGTGCTTCTCATCGACGAGATCGATAAGGCCGACCTCGAGTTTCCCAACGACCTCCTAAACGAAATGGACGTGATGTCCTTTCACATACCGGAGACGGACGAGACGATCACCGCGAAGAACAGGCCCATCGTCATCATCACCTCCAACAGCGAGAAGGAGCTCCCGGACGCGTTCCTTCGCCGGTGCGTCTTCCACTACATCGAGTTTCCGGACGATGAGCTGATGGAACGGATAATCAGGGTCCACTTCCCGAATATCGAAAGAGACCTGATGGACGCCGTCATCGCCAGGTTCTACTGGATAAGGTCCCTCAACCGGCTCAGGAAAAAGCCCTCTACCTCGGAGCTTATCGACTGGGTTCAGGCGCTCATCGTTGGGGGGATAGACCCCGACCGGGTGGAGGCCGAGATACCGTTTCTGGGAACCCTTATGAAGAAAAACGAGGACTACATCACAGTCGAGAGGCACAAGGACTACGACAAGAGCTATCAGGGCTACCGCCAGAGAAACGGACGAGGAGCGTAG
- a CDS encoding VWA domain-containing protein, translating into MFIDFFFELKSRGVPVSLTEWIVLHKVLSENLNLTSLDRFYYIARAVLVKDEALYDKYDIAFASYFKGIETPEEMVAEILKGLERIDALVLTPEQMALLEALDLDEVRANFERQWGEGRYKGHKGGNRAIGTGGTSTQGAYGFHPTGVRIGQDGSRHRRAVQIAEERRFKNYSSEVILDTRNIKVALSRLRTLLPRGPEDELDLDKTIDKTCRNGGEIDLVWGRSLTNAAKVLLFMDSGGSMNPFVQTVERLFSAAKSQIRDLRYFYFHNCIYQEMYSDFMKREKAKTIDVLRQYGSDYRAILVGDADMAPSELLNVDGAIYYYYRNDTPGIHWLKMVKDHFRKCVWLNPRPARIWPHTDTIPIVKEVFPMYEMTLEGITDAVKYLMR; encoded by the coding sequence ATGTTCATCGATTTTTTCTTCGAGCTAAAATCGAGGGGAGTGCCGGTCTCCCTAACCGAGTGGATCGTGCTACACAAGGTCCTCTCCGAGAACCTCAACCTGACGAGCCTCGATCGCTTCTACTACATCGCTAGGGCGGTTCTCGTCAAGGACGAGGCCCTCTACGACAAATACGACATCGCATTCGCCTCCTACTTCAAGGGGATCGAGACCCCGGAGGAGATGGTCGCCGAGATACTGAAAGGTCTGGAGAGAATTGATGCGCTCGTCCTCACGCCGGAGCAGATGGCCCTCCTTGAAGCCCTCGATCTCGACGAGGTCAGGGCGAACTTCGAGCGCCAGTGGGGGGAGGGACGCTACAAGGGACACAAGGGAGGAAACAGAGCGATAGGCACCGGCGGGACGTCTACCCAGGGGGCCTACGGCTTTCACCCCACCGGCGTGAGGATAGGCCAGGACGGCTCCCGCCACAGGCGCGCCGTCCAGATCGCCGAGGAGCGGAGGTTCAAGAACTACTCGTCCGAAGTAATCCTCGACACGAGGAACATCAAGGTCGCCCTGTCGAGGCTGAGGACGCTCCTCCCCCGGGGGCCGGAGGACGAGCTCGACCTCGACAAGACCATCGACAAGACCTGCAGGAACGGCGGCGAGATCGACCTCGTCTGGGGAAGAAGCCTCACCAACGCCGCAAAGGTCCTCCTCTTCATGGACTCCGGCGGGTCGATGAACCCCTTCGTCCAGACGGTGGAGCGCCTCTTTTCCGCCGCCAAGAGCCAGATCAGGGACCTCAGGTACTTCTACTTCCACAACTGCATCTACCAGGAGATGTACAGCGACTTCATGAAGAGGGAGAAGGCAAAGACCATCGATGTCCTGAGGCAGTACGGGAGCGACTACAGAGCTATCCTCGTGGGTGACGCCGACATGGCCCCCTCGGAGCTTCTCAACGTCGACGGCGCCATCTACTACTATTACAGAAACGACACCCCCGGCATCCACTGGCTGAAGATGGTCAAGGACCACTTCAGAAAGTGCGTCTGGCTGAACCCAAGGCCCGCCCGTATCTGGCCCCACACCGACACGATCCCGATCGTCAAGGAGGTCTTTCCGATGTACGAGATGACCCTCGAGGGGATTACGGATGCGGTGAAGTATCTGATGAGGTGA
- a CDS encoding SMP-30/gluconolactonase/LRE family protein: MSAKTKNISGLKVLLILLTAVPLCLATGCAKNIETEIPIDNCIRITGMPGPEDFAYIASENILVVSSDDRRNHEKDGKLFWIDLALPPEEQVGNPIDIEYPDSFKPHGVSYITTDTGGRLFVISHPNPAEGLHTVEVFDMTGSGNNREWKHVETLKSELYTSPNDLVALPDGTLFVSNDSGKGGNTIKKIKALFKIKNGDIIYYDGAEYIDFGNPESYGNGINYFKADGAEYLYRAALMDKSVKKYEIIRTEGKITGLKYLSKVDLGTMPDNLEIEPDGTIYAACHFNSFIFLKHAKDGANISPTQILVVSPAGEVKEIYANKGQEISAGSVGRVINGRLYIGQVFEGFLLSCPCCSE, translated from the coding sequence ATGTCTGCGAAAACGAAAAATATTAGCGGGCTGAAAGTCTTATTAATTTTACTGACGGCCGTACCCTTATGCCTCGCCACCGGGTGCGCAAAGAACATCGAGACGGAGATTCCCATCGACAACTGCATCAGAATCACCGGGATGCCGGGGCCGGAGGACTTCGCCTACATCGCAAGCGAGAATATCCTCGTCGTCTCCAGCGACGACAGGAGAAACCATGAGAAAGACGGAAAGCTCTTCTGGATCGACCTTGCCCTCCCGCCCGAGGAGCAGGTGGGAAATCCGATCGACATCGAGTACCCGGATAGCTTCAAGCCCCACGGCGTCAGCTACATAACCACGGATACCGGCGGAAGGCTCTTCGTCATCTCCCACCCGAATCCGGCTGAGGGGCTGCACACCGTAGAGGTCTTCGACATGACGGGCAGTGGAAACAACAGGGAGTGGAAGCACGTCGAGACGCTTAAGAGCGAGCTCTACACGAGCCCGAACGACCTCGTGGCGCTGCCCGACGGGACGTTATTCGTCTCCAACGACTCCGGCAAGGGAGGAAACACCATCAAGAAGATCAAGGCCCTCTTCAAGATAAAAAACGGCGACATCATCTACTACGACGGTGCGGAATATATCGACTTCGGCAACCCGGAGTCCTACGGAAACGGTATCAACTACTTTAAAGCGGACGGGGCGGAGTATCTGTACCGCGCGGCTCTGATGGACAAGTCGGTCAAGAAATACGAGATCATAAGGACCGAAGGCAAGATCACCGGGCTGAAATACCTCTCGAAGGTCGACCTGGGCACGATGCCGGACAACCTCGAAATCGAGCCTGACGGCACCATTTACGCGGCATGTCACTTCAACTCGTTTATCTTCTTGAAACACGCCAAGGACGGCGCAAACATCTCCCCCACGCAGATATTGGTAGTCTCTCCGGCGGGCGAAGTCAAGGAAATCTACGCCAACAAGGGTCAGGAAATATCGGCGGGGAGCGTGGGACGCGTCATTAACGGCAGGCTCTACATCGGACAGGTCTTCGAGGGTTTCCTCCTCTCCTGTCCCTGCTGCTCGGAGTAG
- a CDS encoding HD domain-containing protein — MLLEDRLIEEVKRLFGDDQKRIDHALTVFGYASEIMKAEGGDPKVVVSAALLHDIGIKEAERKHGSSAAKYQEMEGPRIAEGIMRDVGLDADTIDHVCRIVGSHHSARDIDTVEFRIIWDADWIVNIPDLYDVEDKGKLAGVIKKLFRTKSGREIAEGKYL, encoded by the coding sequence ATGTTATTGGAGGATAGGTTGATCGAGGAGGTAAAGAGACTGTTCGGAGACGATCAAAAGAGGATCGACCACGCCCTTACCGTATTCGGGTATGCCTCTGAGATAATGAAAGCGGAGGGGGGCGACCCGAAGGTCGTGGTCTCCGCCGCGCTCCTCCACGACATCGGCATCAAGGAGGCGGAGAGGAAACACGGCTCCTCCGCGGCCAAGTACCAGGAGATGGAGGGCCCGAGGATCGCCGAGGGGATAATGAGGGATGTGGGCCTCGACGCCGACACGATAGACCACGTGTGCCGGATCGTGGGGAGCCACCACAGCGCGAGGGATATCGACACAGTGGAGTTCAGGATCATCTGGGATGCGGACTGGATAGTCAACATCCCGGATTTGTATGACGTTGAGGACAAGGGAAAGCTCGCGGGTGTGATAAAAAAGCTTTTCAGGACGAAGAGTGGAAGGGAGATCGCCGAGGGGAAATATCTCTAA
- a CDS encoding DUF2461 domain-containing protein: MGDKGRFTGFSDDTLKFYRGLAVNNKKVWFDDHRGDFEDHVMAPARDFVVDMGERLELIAPNIIADPRVNKSLFRISKDVRFSKDKSPYKTHLAILFWEGRRKRMECSGFYFHVEPELLLIGAGIYMFPKEHLDEYRRSVVHPTHGPKLAEAISEVEGGSSVKGDGRCGLYGGERYKKVPRGYDPDHERAGLLLNKGLTAFAESPIPREFYSEAMVDYAFEYFVKMAPLHRWLVEMVERVGE; this comes from the coding sequence ATGGGGGACAAAGGGAGATTCACGGGCTTCAGCGATGATACGTTGAAGTTTTACAGGGGATTAGCTGTGAACAACAAGAAGGTGTGGTTCGACGACCACAGGGGTGATTTCGAGGATCACGTCATGGCGCCGGCCAGGGATTTCGTCGTCGACATGGGAGAGAGGCTTGAGCTTATCGCCCCGAACATCATCGCCGACCCGAGGGTCAACAAGTCCCTTTTTCGGATAAGCAAGGATGTCAGGTTCAGCAAGGACAAGTCCCCATACAAGACCCACCTGGCGATATTATTCTGGGAGGGGAGGAGGAAGAGGATGGAGTGCTCGGGGTTCTACTTTCACGTGGAGCCGGAGCTCCTTCTGATCGGCGCGGGAATATACATGTTTCCCAAGGAGCACCTGGACGAGTACAGGAGATCGGTGGTTCACCCCACCCACGGCCCTAAGCTCGCCGAGGCGATAAGCGAGGTCGAGGGAGGCTCTTCCGTCAAGGGTGACGGTAGGTGCGGGCTCTACGGCGGGGAGCGCTACAAGAAGGTGCCCCGGGGCTACGACCCGGATCACGAGAGGGCTGGCCTCCTTTTGAACAAGGGGCTTACCGCCTTTGCCGAGTCGCCAATTCCTCGGGAGTTCTACTCGGAGGCGATGGTCGACTACGCCTTCGAATATTTTGTAAAGATGGCCCCCCTCCACCGGTGGCTCGTTGAGATGGTCGAGAGGGTGGGGGAGTAA
- a CDS encoding NAD(P)/FAD-dependent oxidoreductase, which produces MTNSVVIGAGMAGLTVAAYLARDGMDVDVYEQSDFIGGVTMSMKEKGFTWDIGPMIIEAVGPGEPGGVVLKEIGAADRFKLIMGDRVVAFPDYTVRKPEKYSGPYWRKDLLKEIFPDEADGIDRFYNICDIVTDLVTLDRMAKVRGPVRAFFYKIGMLILYLRIKKYEKLSAKELLDLYFTDEKIKAFFTAILADLVVLPSEFIGLGVPFFNPETAYDYRIPAKRVFGIGPKRVQFYYVAGGIGKMVDAVAKSVTEAGGKIHTNKAVKKILTEGEKVTGVELENGKVVEADMVFVSGGARECFLKLIGKDRLPTDFAAKIEDVPLMESVFMVQLGVDMDPTPYQDRPVVYYINTYDIEGGVYLTRDGEYHEGKEGFVVYINSFHTPEMAPKGMHSITIYTIAPSEIEGGWEAVKDEMTEKLLVEVEKTIPGLRKSVKVKITLTPDDFKRITYMPDHHSFGGMCPIMGKEAPKFRTPFKNLWFIGSQSEAGASVPAQIINAKRIFKMAKREV; this is translated from the coding sequence ATGACAAATTCGGTAGTGATCGGAGCGGGAATGGCGGGACTCACCGTTGCGGCGTATCTCGCAAGGGACGGGATGGATGTTGACGTATACGAGCAGTCTGATTTCATCGGCGGGGTTACGATGTCGATGAAGGAGAAGGGATTCACGTGGGACATCGGGCCGATGATAATCGAGGCCGTTGGTCCCGGCGAGCCGGGGGGAGTCGTGCTTAAGGAGATAGGTGCCGCCGACAGGTTTAAGCTGATCATGGGAGACCGCGTTGTGGCCTTTCCCGATTACACCGTCAGAAAACCGGAGAAATACAGCGGGCCCTACTGGAGAAAGGATCTGTTGAAGGAGATATTTCCCGATGAGGCCGACGGTATAGACCGCTTCTACAATATCTGCGACATCGTAACCGACCTCGTCACGCTGGACAGGATGGCTAAGGTGAGGGGGCCGGTTCGCGCATTCTTCTACAAGATCGGGATGCTGATCCTCTATCTCAGGATAAAAAAATACGAGAAGCTCTCGGCGAAGGAGCTCCTCGACCTCTACTTCACCGACGAGAAGATAAAGGCCTTCTTCACCGCAATTTTGGCCGACCTCGTCGTGCTCCCCTCGGAGTTTATCGGGCTGGGCGTCCCCTTCTTCAATCCGGAGACCGCCTACGACTACAGGATCCCCGCAAAGAGGGTCTTCGGCATAGGGCCCAAGAGGGTGCAGTTTTACTACGTCGCCGGGGGCATCGGGAAGATGGTCGATGCGGTCGCCAAATCGGTAACCGAGGCTGGAGGGAAAATACACACGAATAAAGCTGTCAAGAAAATATTGACCGAGGGGGAAAAGGTCACGGGCGTCGAGCTTGAAAACGGTAAGGTCGTCGAGGCGGACATGGTGTTTGTAAGCGGCGGCGCCAGGGAGTGCTTCCTTAAACTCATCGGCAAGGACCGCCTCCCGACCGACTTCGCGGCAAAGATCGAGGACGTTCCGCTGATGGAGTCGGTCTTCATGGTGCAGCTGGGCGTAGACATGGACCCAACCCCATACCAGGACAGGCCGGTCGTCTACTACATCAACACCTACGACATCGAGGGGGGCGTTTACCTGACCCGGGACGGCGAGTACCACGAGGGGAAGGAGGGCTTCGTAGTCTACATCAACTCCTTCCACACGCCGGAGATGGCGCCGAAAGGCATGCACTCGATAACGATTTACACCATCGCCCCGAGCGAGATCGAGGGGGGTTGGGAGGCGGTCAAGGACGAGATGACCGAAAAGTTATTAGTCGAGGTGGAGAAAACAATCCCGGGGTTGAGGAAGAGCGTTAAGGTTAAGATCACGCTGACGCCGGACGACTTCAAGAGGATCACCTATATGCCTGATCACCACTCCTTCGGCGGGATGTGCCCAATCATGGGAAAGGAGGCCCCGAAGTTCAGGACTCCCTTCAAGAACCTCTGGTTCATCGGGAGCCAGAGCGAGGCGGGCGCCAGCGTCCCGGCCCAGATCATCAACGCCAAGCGGATATTCAAGATGGCAAAGAGGGAGGTTTAG
- a CDS encoding aldehyde dehydrogenase, whose protein sequence is MEKYRMYIDGEWADASDGKTTKVVNPATEEVIAEAALGGKAEVERAVKAARDSFERGEWRLKDPSERSRIMLDLLSKFRERAQEILPIEIANSGAAAKQCGSFVSSAQNRFEWYAKAANRVFEEAMPIFKFPAAAFPYIRREPIGVCAQIVPWNAPLVGGVGAIAAPLAAGNSVVVKPATLTPLSLLEFTKLVSESEIPKGVVNVIVGPGESVGESLVSHPEVDKVSFTGSTQSGRRVCSLTADGLKRVTMELGGKSANIFLDDVELNLAVDSAIFGCFFHAGQICYSGTRVLVHASIYDAFVEKLIKKVKRIKVGDPTDFATDMGALISEGQRNTVEKYVRIGKDEGAKLACGGSRPEGLEKGYFFEPTVFVDVDNKMKIAQEEIFGPVMCVIKFEDDNQAVEIANDSEYGLLGAVWSGNVDRAIGIGEKLRVGNVWINSFHLQSLDLPYGGVKQSGIGRERGIHGFLNEYTEVKSMQIDLGHTREQRFWYYLVVPN, encoded by the coding sequence ATGGAAAAGTACCGAATGTACATTGACGGGGAGTGGGCCGACGCCTCGGACGGAAAGACCACGAAGGTCGTAAACCCCGCCACCGAGGAGGTCATCGCCGAGGCGGCCCTGGGGGGAAAGGCGGAGGTTGAGCGCGCCGTTAAGGCCGCCCGCGACTCCTTCGAGAGAGGCGAGTGGCGGTTAAAAGATCCCTCCGAGCGATCCCGGATAATGCTCGATCTCCTGAGTAAATTCAGGGAGCGCGCCCAGGAGATCTTGCCTATCGAGATCGCCAACAGCGGCGCCGCCGCAAAGCAGTGCGGGAGCTTCGTGTCGTCGGCCCAGAACAGGTTCGAGTGGTACGCCAAGGCGGCCAACCGGGTATTCGAGGAGGCGATGCCGATCTTCAAGTTTCCGGCGGCCGCGTTTCCCTACATCAGGCGGGAGCCTATCGGCGTCTGCGCCCAGATAGTCCCCTGGAACGCCCCGCTCGTCGGGGGCGTGGGGGCGATCGCCGCGCCCCTAGCCGCGGGAAACAGCGTGGTGGTAAAGCCCGCGACATTGACCCCCCTATCGCTCTTGGAGTTCACGAAGCTCGTTTCCGAATCGGAGATACCCAAGGGGGTGGTCAACGTGATCGTCGGCCCGGGCGAGTCGGTCGGGGAATCGCTGGTCTCCCATCCGGAGGTCGACAAGGTCTCCTTTACAGGCTCCACCCAGTCCGGTAGGCGCGTCTGCTCCCTTACAGCCGACGGTCTCAAGAGGGTGACGATGGAGCTGGGTGGAAAATCGGCTAATATCTTCCTCGACGACGTGGAGCTGAACCTGGCCGTGGACAGCGCCATATTCGGCTGCTTCTTCCACGCCGGCCAGATCTGCTACTCCGGGACGAGGGTACTCGTCCACGCCTCGATTTACGACGCCTTTGTGGAAAAGTTGATCAAAAAGGTCAAGAGGATAAAGGTGGGCGATCCGACTGATTTCGCCACCGACATGGGAGCTCTAATCAGCGAAGGTCAGAGAAATACGGTTGAAAAATACGTCAGGATCGGAAAGGATGAGGGGGCGAAGCTCGCCTGCGGGGGCAGCCGGCCCGAAGGTCTCGAGAAGGGCTACTTCTTCGAGCCCACCGTCTTCGTCGACGTGGACAATAAGATGAAGATCGCCCAGGAGGAGATATTCGGCCCGGTAATGTGCGTCATCAAGTTCGAGGACGACAATCAGGCTGTCGAGATCGCCAACGACTCGGAGTACGGGCTCCTCGGCGCTGTTTGGTCGGGCAACGTAGACCGGGCAATAGGTATCGGCGAGAAGCTCAGGGTCGGAAACGTCTGGATAAACTCCTTTCACCTCCAGAGCCTCGACCTCCCCTACGGCGGCGTAAAGCAGAGCGGGATCGGAAGGGAGAGGGGGATACACGGCTTCCTAAACGAGTACACCGAGGTGAAGAGCATGCAGATCGACCTGGGACACACGCGCGAGCAGCGCTTCTGGTACTATCTGGTGGTCCCCAATTAG